A region of Pyxidicoccus parkwaysis DNA encodes the following proteins:
- a CDS encoding sensor histidine kinase — translation MASVAQNIREHREEIIHGWSEQAARAASARGLDGPEFKNIMPAYLASLADEEGRPGAHANVRKAHIQSHVAARLRQGFNVAEVIEEFAILGRCVTHTWANAPPEARPSPQDVERLFTELHGASVAVAELFSQHLLEDEQAEKRYVRLLQKGASEALLEDTTSLHHPLKGALELIIEAMGAQSAAVLLYEVEGERLVTAAAAGLASEHLESYATSMSPASFPGMIASGSEETCSVLDAGTTSLELSPRLRQSGLRSLLGVRLPLHRALVGVMFVGLTEVREFTAREKARLLSLGQQLSVHLDNAKLYAKLREKIGALQVERGLRERFVSVLAHDLRGPLSSAKSGAHLLLRHPERLDQRRDLALRIERSIERTDQMVRDLLDANRIQAGQRLPLRLDTCDLGGIAREVVEELSAIHGDRFVLHAEEWVRGVWSAEELRRALWNLGSNAIKYGSPTEPITFTVTRTGDTARAAVHNRGPVIALADQEQIFKPFTRTHSAQEGPSKGWGLGLTLVWGCAQAHGGSITVQSDAATGTTFTLALPLDARPYQPREP, via the coding sequence ATGGCAAGTGTTGCGCAGAACATTCGTGAGCATCGTGAGGAAATCATCCACGGCTGGTCCGAGCAGGCCGCCCGCGCTGCGTCCGCACGAGGGCTGGATGGGCCTGAGTTCAAGAACATCATGCCTGCGTATCTGGCCTCGCTTGCCGACGAGGAAGGACGGCCCGGCGCTCACGCCAACGTCCGGAAAGCGCACATCCAAAGCCATGTGGCCGCCCGCCTCCGGCAGGGCTTCAATGTGGCGGAGGTCATCGAGGAGTTCGCCATCCTGGGACGATGCGTTACCCACACGTGGGCGAACGCTCCGCCCGAGGCCCGTCCCAGCCCCCAGGACGTGGAGCGCCTCTTCACCGAGCTGCATGGCGCATCAGTCGCCGTGGCGGAGCTCTTCAGCCAGCATCTGCTGGAGGACGAGCAGGCGGAGAAGCGATACGTGCGGCTGCTCCAGAAGGGGGCCAGCGAAGCGCTCCTGGAGGATACGACGTCCCTCCATCACCCCTTGAAGGGAGCCCTTGAGTTGATCATCGAGGCCATGGGCGCGCAGAGCGCGGCCGTGCTCCTGTATGAAGTCGAAGGGGAAAGGCTCGTGACCGCAGCCGCCGCGGGACTGGCGAGCGAGCACCTGGAGAGCTACGCGACCTCGATGAGTCCCGCATCCTTTCCCGGAATGATTGCCTCCGGGAGCGAGGAGACCTGTTCGGTCCTGGATGCCGGGACGACGTCGCTCGAGCTGAGCCCCCGGCTTCGCCAGAGCGGGCTGCGTTCGCTGCTCGGGGTTCGACTTCCCCTCCACCGTGCACTGGTGGGCGTCATGTTCGTCGGCCTTACCGAGGTCCGGGAATTCACCGCCCGGGAGAAGGCCCGGCTGCTCTCGCTGGGACAACAGCTGAGTGTCCACCTGGACAACGCCAAGCTGTACGCGAAGCTTCGTGAGAAAATCGGAGCGCTGCAGGTCGAACGAGGCCTCCGCGAACGCTTCGTCTCGGTGCTCGCCCATGACCTTCGCGGACCACTCTCGTCGGCGAAGTCGGGGGCACACCTGCTCCTGCGGCATCCCGAGCGCCTGGACCAACGACGAGACCTGGCACTGCGCATCGAACGGAGCATTGAACGCACGGACCAGATGGTGCGGGACCTGCTCGACGCGAACCGCATCCAGGCAGGCCAGCGGCTCCCGCTTCGCCTCGACACCTGCGACCTGGGTGGCATCGCCCGGGAGGTGGTTGAAGAGTTGAGCGCGATCCATGGAGACCGCTTCGTGCTCCATGCGGAGGAGTGGGTCCGGGGAGTCTGGAGCGCGGAGGAGCTCCGCCGCGCGCTCTGGAACCTGGGGAGCAACGCCATCAAGTACGGCTCCCCCACGGAGCCCATCACCTTCACGGTCACCCGGACCGGAGACACGGCGCGAGCCGCCGTCCACAACCGGGGTCCTGTCATCGCACTTGCGGACCAGGAACAGATTTTCAAGCCATTCACCCGCACCCACTCCGCGCAGGAAGGCCCTTCGAAGGGGTGGGGGCTTGGACTGACGCTCGTCTGGGGGTGTGCGCAAGCCCATGGAGGAAGCATCACGGTCCAAAGTGACGCCGCGACAGGAACGACCTTCACCCTTGCGCTGCCGCTGGATGCCAGGCCCTACCAGCCTCGCGAGCCGTGA
- a CDS encoding PRC-barrel domain-containing protein: MRFSERLHPGRTVVAAGGQQIGVVEALFIDSETWKVEGLQVKLGSETADQIGAFWNFFHAGRVELPTRIVQSVSDTVVLSVSVDELRQTLPLESTQHSHGAQP, from the coding sequence ATGCGATTTTCCGAGCGGCTCCACCCAGGTCGCACCGTCGTAGCCGCAGGGGGGCAACAGATAGGCGTCGTGGAGGCCCTGTTCATTGACAGCGAGACCTGGAAGGTCGAGGGGCTTCAAGTGAAGCTGGGCTCCGAGACCGCCGACCAGATTGGGGCGTTCTGGAATTTCTTCCACGCCGGCCGGGTCGAGCTGCCCACCCGGATCGTCCAGTCAGTAAGCGACACCGTCGTGCTTTCGGTCTCCGTGGACGAGCTTCGTCAGACACTGCCGCTGGAGTCGACACAGCACTCACACGGAGCGCAGCCCTAG
- a CDS encoding thrombospondin type 3 repeat-containing protein yields MHVLDTASNTETAVIPGTGARNLHLSADGKRLYSTTANAVQIIDTATLTVTATIPTTPQPWGIVATGNTATDTDSDGVADDQDNCPFVSNPGQEDMDNDQLGDACDSDNDTGHIRRFQN; encoded by the coding sequence GTGCATGTTCTTGACACGGCCTCGAATACCGAGACGGCGGTCATCCCGGGGACGGGCGCGCGGAATCTCCACCTGAGCGCGGACGGGAAGCGTCTGTACTCGACGACGGCCAATGCGGTGCAAATCATCGACACGGCGACGCTCACGGTGACTGCCACGATCCCCACGACGCCCCAGCCCTGGGGCATCGTGGCCACGGGCAACACCGCCACCGACACCGACAGCGATGGGGTGGCGGACGACCAGGACAACTGCCCGTTCGTGTCGAACCCGGGTCAGGAGGACATGGACAACGATCAGCTCGGCGACGCGTGCGATTCGGACAACGACACGGGTCACATCCGGCGGTTTCAAAATTGA
- a CDS encoding AsmA family protein → MSRTSHHPRRALKVALAIVGAAFVLTIAALTIKPSWLGERLRAQVEAVATRSLGRKVTIEKLDAHLLPTPGATITNFRAEGADSEPPFLEASRVTATVQLWPFVRSLGKDVRIGSVRLVEPTLNLVHHEDGSWNHETLGYPPKGPSGASGSDTAIEHLRIRDGVVRVMDQETKGRPAVVALQDIDVDLNHVERGQPLEGKVRMAVAAPKQNVELDLRVDSLPQGLPQAGQPWPRATARLRGKDVSVSAFRRFLPASATEYFTGGALDVDADLKTDQGQYVLSGHGSAKGLRLRGDPANGSFAFDSRIDPNQPKAAKVAFTRIALSGPGVELGGTASARLEPARVRFSLAGKELDLEHLLGAMPPRSAPDEARPSNTPPISKRRGLGEVDVNGTLRIETLRHGALTASDVDVQATLSGGALVLQRGTANMYGGRANLTGSRVDLTKAQPVWSLKATLDGMDTAKAFQALTGHSPLQGAASGELHLSGAGLDWERVRDQMTGTGTLRLREGVYTSTDLGATVAPAVSQGLEALGKKGASESVRKAEQGTRFKDLNARFRIQDGWVSFTQSMAFDSDLGKGTLDGRVSLDERLELNGAIQASQQFVSNLTHGAVPLKAPVSVPITITGTLKDPQVKAGSPTGIAQGLLPAVPVPKEIKGPANQARKGLEGLFQKRPHEKR, encoded by the coding sequence GTGAGCCGAACGTCTCATCACCCTCGTCGAGCCCTGAAGGTGGCGCTTGCCATCGTGGGCGCGGCATTCGTGCTGACGATCGCGGCGCTGACCATCAAGCCTTCATGGCTCGGCGAGCGGCTGCGCGCACAGGTCGAGGCAGTGGCGACGCGCTCACTTGGCCGCAAGGTGACCATCGAAAAGCTCGATGCGCACTTGCTCCCCACGCCCGGCGCCACCATCACGAACTTCCGTGCCGAGGGGGCGGACTCCGAGCCACCTTTCCTCGAAGCCTCCCGTGTCACGGCGACCGTCCAGCTCTGGCCTTTCGTGCGGAGCCTGGGCAAGGACGTGCGTATTGGCTCGGTGCGACTCGTGGAACCCACACTGAACCTGGTTCACCACGAGGATGGCTCCTGGAACCACGAGACGCTCGGATATCCGCCCAAGGGCCCCTCCGGAGCATCGGGAAGCGATACGGCCATCGAGCACCTGCGCATCCGTGATGGCGTCGTGCGCGTGATGGACCAGGAGACGAAGGGAAGGCCCGCGGTGGTCGCCCTCCAGGACATCGACGTGGACTTGAATCATGTCGAGCGGGGCCAGCCACTCGAGGGCAAGGTGCGGATGGCGGTGGCCGCTCCCAAGCAGAACGTGGAACTGGACCTGAGGGTCGATTCGCTCCCGCAAGGCCTGCCTCAGGCCGGGCAGCCCTGGCCCCGGGCGACAGCGCGCCTGCGGGGCAAGGACGTGTCCGTGAGCGCGTTCCGCCGTTTCCTCCCGGCCTCCGCGACGGAGTACTTCACCGGAGGGGCGTTGGACGTCGACGCGGACCTGAAGACCGATCAGGGCCAGTATGTGCTCTCGGGACATGGCTCGGCGAAGGGGCTGAGGCTGCGGGGCGACCCGGCGAACGGCTCGTTTGCCTTCGACTCGCGCATCGACCCGAACCAGCCAAAGGCGGCCAAGGTGGCGTTCACGCGAATCGCCCTTTCGGGCCCGGGAGTCGAACTGGGAGGAACCGCGTCCGCACGACTGGAACCCGCGCGTGTACGGTTCTCCCTGGCGGGCAAGGAACTGGACCTGGAGCACCTGCTTGGCGCAATGCCACCGCGCTCCGCCCCGGATGAGGCGCGCCCCTCCAACACGCCGCCCATCTCGAAGCGCAGGGGGCTCGGGGAGGTGGACGTGAATGGAACGCTCCGCATCGAGACCCTGCGCCATGGCGCGCTGACAGCGTCGGACGTCGACGTCCAGGCGACGCTGAGCGGTGGCGCCCTCGTGCTCCAGCGAGGCACCGCGAATATGTACGGCGGACGCGCGAATCTCACCGGCTCTCGCGTGGACCTCACGAAGGCGCAGCCTGTGTGGTCGCTCAAGGCGACGCTGGATGGAATGGACACAGCGAAGGCCTTCCAGGCGCTCACGGGACATTCCCCGCTCCAGGGCGCCGCCAGCGGTGAGCTCCATCTCTCTGGAGCGGGCCTGGACTGGGAGCGGGTCCGAGACCAGATGACGGGCACGGGGACCTTGCGGTTGCGGGAGGGCGTCTACACGTCGACGGACCTGGGCGCGACGGTGGCTCCCGCCGTCTCGCAGGGGCTGGAGGCACTGGGAAAGAAGGGGGCCTCCGAGTCCGTGCGGAAGGCGGAGCAAGGCACGCGCTTCAAGGACCTGAACGCGCGCTTCCGCATCCAGGATGGCTGGGTGTCCTTCACCCAGTCCATGGCGTTTGATTCGGACCTGGGAAAGGGGACGCTGGATGGACGGGTGTCATTGGATGAGCGCCTGGAGCTGAACGGAGCGATTCAGGCATCCCAGCAGTTCGTGTCCAACCTCACCCACGGCGCGGTCCCCCTCAAGGCGCCGGTATCGGTTCCCATCACCATCACCGGCACGTTGAAGGACCCTCAAGTGAAGGCCGGTAGTCCCACGGGCATCGCGCAGGGCCTGCTGCCGGCGGTGCCCGTGCCGAAGGAGATCAAGGGCCCGGCGAACCAGGCGCGCAAGGGGCTGGAGGGCCTCTTCCAGAAGCGGCCCCACGAGAAGAGATGA
- a CDS encoding type II toxin-antitoxin system RelE family toxin has product MSYRVTIVSELSKVYEQLPPSERQPIQERLDMLAAAADDAAQSPSRVSRPHAKELAVVSPGIHRVFLGDQWIAYRVQAEDRTLQLLDFGSWSMSPLARQASPATESPDSGHQEDGWDNEDGSPPYSPDHGG; this is encoded by the coding sequence ATGTCTTATCGCGTCACCATCGTCTCCGAACTATCAAAGGTGTACGAGCAGCTTCCTCCCTCCGAGCGCCAACCCATCCAGGAGCGGTTGGACATGCTCGCCGCGGCGGCCGACGACGCAGCTCAATCCCCGTCCAGGGTGAGTCGCCCCCATGCGAAGGAACTCGCGGTCGTCTCTCCAGGAATTCACCGCGTATTCCTGGGCGACCAGTGGATTGCATACCGTGTCCAGGCGGAAGATCGCACCCTCCAGTTGCTGGACTTCGGCAGCTGGAGCATGAGCCCGCTGGCGCGCCAGGCATCGCCCGCTACGGAATCGCCCGATTCGGGACACCAGGAGGATGGCTGGGACAACGAGGACGGCAGCCCCCCATACAGCCCCGACCACGGCGGTTGA
- a CDS encoding IS3 family transposase (programmed frameshift) has product MNPVVEEARVRKTEVVEKARRRGFTAEYKLRVLAEADRCTKPGEVGALLRREGLYSSLLSAWRRQRDAGELSALSPKKRGPPAQVPDASARRVAELEKQLAQAQVRLKRAEALLDLQKKGFGNPGSGTAQARRGALMRVALEAVDELGVAPVCQALSLSRATFYRQVRPKLGPVHKPSPPRALRPEQRAEVLAVLHEPRFQDAAPAEVYAQLLDEGRYLCSERTMYRVLADNHQVRERRNQLRHPNPPVPQLHATKPNELWSWDITKLHGPAKWPYFYLYVVLDVFSRYVVGWMVAHRESATLAQKLLAQTCGRQGIEPGQLTIHADRGTSMTSKSVALLMADLGVTKTHSRPHVSNDNPFSEAHFKTLKYRPDFPQRFGCLQDARGFCGDFFPWYNDEHHHAGLGLLTPHDGHHGLAAERLAARASVLAAAYATHPERFARGAPRPQALPNAVWINNPARLATSRQAAQ; this is encoded by the exons ATGAATCCGGTGGTGGAAGAAGCTCGGGTCCGGAAGACCGAGGTGGTGGAGAAGGCCAGGCGGCGAGGCTTCACGGCGGAGTACAAGCTGCGGGTGCTGGCGGAGGCAGACCGCTGCACAAAGCCCGGTGAAGTGGGGGCGCTGCTGCGCCGCGAAGGGCTGTACTCGTCACTGCTGAGCGCGTGGCGGCGCCAGCGCGATGCGGGAGAGCTGTCGGCCCTCAGCCCGAAGAAGCGCGGCCCGCCGGCACAGGTGCCCGACGCGAGTGCCCGGCGCGTGGCCGAGCTGGAGAAGCAGCTGGCCCAGGCCCAGGTGCGCCTCAAGCGCGCTGAGGCCCTGCTGGACCTCCAAAAAAAAG GTTTCGGAAATCCTGGGAGTGGAACTGCCCAAGCCCGACGAGGAGCCCTGATGCGCGTGGCACTGGAGGCCGTCGATGAGCTGGGCGTGGCGCCGGTGTGCCAGGCACTGAGCCTGTCTCGCGCCACCTTCTATCGTCAGGTCCGGCCGAAGCTGGGACCGGTGCACAAGCCCAGCCCACCCCGAGCCCTCCGGCCCGAGCAGCGGGCCGAGGTCCTCGCGGTGCTGCATGAGCCGAGATTCCAGGATGCGGCGCCTGCGGAAGTCTACGCGCAGTTGCTCGATGAGGGCCGCTACCTGTGCTCGGAGCGCACCATGTACCGGGTGCTGGCGGACAACCACCAAGTGCGCGAGCGCCGCAACCAGCTGCGCCACCCCAACCCCCCGGTGCCCCAGCTGCACGCGACGAAGCCCAATGAACTCTGGAGCTGGGACATAACCAAGCTGCACGGCCCGGCGAAGTGGCCGTACTTCTACCTCTACGTCGTCCTGGACGTCTTCAGCCGCTACGTCGTCGGGTGGATGGTAGCGCACCGGGAGTCGGCCACCCTGGCCCAGAAGCTGCTGGCGCAGACCTGCGGGCGCCAAGGCATCGAGCCCGGCCAGCTGACGATTCACGCGGACCGCGGCACCTCGATGACCTCCAAGTCGGTGGCCTTGCTGATGGCGGACCTGGGCGTGACGAAGACGCACTCCAGGCCCCATGTCTCCAACGACAACCCCTTCAGCGAGGCCCACTTCAAGACGCTGAAGTACCGGCCTGACTTCCCCCAGCGCTTCGGCTGTCTCCAGGATGCACGCGGCTTCTGCGGCGACTTCTTCCCCTGGTACAACGACGAGCACCACCACGCCGGCCTCGGCCTGCTCACGCCCCACGACGGGCACCACGGCTTGGCCGCCGAGCGCCTCGCGGCCCGGGCCTCCGTGCTCGCCGCCGCCTACGCCACGCACCCTGAGCGCTTTGCGCGCGGCGCACCCAGGCCACAGGCCCTTCCGAACGCCGTCTGGATCAACAACCCCGCACGGCTGGCCACTTCACGGCAGGCTGCGCAGTAA